The Venturia canescens isolate UGA chromosome 4, ASM1945775v1, whole genome shotgun sequence genomic interval CCCCGCGTTTTTCACGGTTTGTCATCGTATCCAGAGTCTCGGACAATACCTgcgataataaataagtgtATGTAACAGTCATTCTCCATTTCGATTTGAAGTCGTAGTGATACTCGGTTTTGTCGAAACTTACCTGAACTATTTTACATGCGACCTTAGGGTACGACTCGAGAAGAACATTGGCCTTGTCGCAAATCAAAAGCAGGCCGTCGCAGGCCACTTGAGCAACCGCCGGTTGAGTTGCCTGAAAAGAATTCAATTTAATACAACCATCGTCGGGTGATGCTGCGAGATTGGTTTTGTGGACGTATACGTTAGCAAAGGAAAGCGTTAGAGAAATACAGGGAACAAAAAAGACTCGGGGAACGAGACAGCACCAACATGCACTACCTTGCGTGCCACGGGAGAAGAAAATCCGTCCCTTCGTCTGCCCATTTTCTGAGCTCTCTGCTATTTGAATCCGCAATTCATACAttactttatttttcgtgaatttcgtTAAATACTGAAATAGCCTCCGTTCGACAATTCGGAATTAAATTAATTAGAGAACGAATTATCGTACGGGAAGatcaataaatttcgattttttccgcaATATTCTAAATAATTATTCAGTTATCGGAGTATTAATGGAAAGTTTGAGAGTGATTCAATGAGACGtgtatgaagaaaaagaaaagacagctcgaaaatttaatttaattcacAATCGTCTTTTTTATAATGCTGAATTTTCCTTGCCCAGAATGCATCCACCAGTAGATTATAGCACTTTCGATTCGTTTCTATGAGGACGACATTTTTTCAGGGCTTTTGTCAAAGTTCATGATTCCGACGAGATAAATAGATTTCGACGATTTTAAAATAGTTCAATCGATATATGCAAAATAAGGATTCGTGTAACGCGATTTAAGAGGAGTGTCACGTTTCAATCGGGAATTGTCTCACCCTCAGTGCTTGAAGAAGTACGGTAATGGCCTCAGGAATTCTTGAGTGTCGAGTATCGTGTGAGAGCTCGCGATAAGCGAACATAGCGATACTTGAAAGAGCAACACAACGAGCGATGCCAGAGGGTTCGCGTCTACAGCTTCGCAATAGAATCGTGACAATGTGTTCCTTAGCATCTGGACACGGCATCGTGCTAATGTCGTTGTTATTCGTTGGTTGCAACACGGGCAACTTTGCCATTGTTGCCGGAAGCGTTAACAGAGAGCCGAGAACTGAGACAGCTTCAGTTCTCGGAGCATCGAGATCCTGCCCAGCTAATATGATATTAGCCGCGTGTATATAATCCAAAATAAGTAAACTTGCGCCCGGAAGATTGAGACTGAATAATCTCGGGCCCGTATATTTCACGAGAGCCTCGAGAACCTTCATATCGTTACTTGCAATTCCGCCGTGAACAGCTCGATAAAAAAGCGTCAAGTGGGCTTGAGGTAAACTCACGTCGAGCGGTTGAACTGTCAATAAACAAATTAAACGATACGCAGCGAGGCGTCCTGTCTCGTATCGAGAAGGTAGTTGAATCGCctacaacaaaaaattttgttaattaagAGACAATTATCGAATTGCtttcttctataatttttattgtataaaaaaccCAAAATGAATACTCGTATTGACCTTGAAGCACCAAGGAGCGATCACCGTAAGAGGTGGAATAAGCTCAGGAGCTGGTGGTGTAACTTGATTATCACCGGAGATTCCCTGATTCAGTCGAATTTTAATGAGTGTCTGTGTCAATTGGACAAGATATTCCATCACTTGACCGTGTAGCACAGGATCCTGAATGTCATTGACGTCTCCTAGTGCGGAAAGCATTCTCCTCCACAGAACGACAGCGACATCCGGAAGCCAACCTCGTACTCCACCACCAGCCATTACTGATCTTCTTTCCGAAGCATCGTTCGTGTCTACGAAACAAATTCATATTATTCATcgagaaatgaagaaattaatTGAACCAaagttttccaaaaattcgagcTGAGTATATTCATCTTTGACTTACTGAAAGAGCCATCTTCGaggagaaaaatgtttaaataaaCCAAAAAAACTACCAATTGCAATCCACTCATCACATTCCTGTTTGAAATCAGTCAAAATGATAGTAATTCatagaatctttttttttttttcaattaaagtttcataGCAGTGAAGAATTAAACGAAGGAGTAAAAATGTCTTGCGTCTGGAaagcatgaaagaaaaacgtgtgaaaaaattgcaaacttgtAGCTAAGACTCAAGTCGAAACTCAGCGAAGCCAAAACTCACTCGAGTCCTGCTCATGGTATAAAGGTTCGTATTATCCGAAACAAGTTAATCGTGTTTCCAAACAAAAACCTTTCtcgcaaaaaataatgaagaaaaaactgaatAGATTATGAAAATTCAGAATAATAATAAGTTGAGGGTAGTCCGCCGTTCGGGACAAAGCAGAAACACAAAAATAGCTTGACTGGACGAACGAGCAGTTAAgcagttgagaaaaaaaatagtattgcTGTGCGATACTACTTTttgatcattattattattattattgtatgTATTATTTGACTCGTCAGCCAAAACATAAAGCTCATTTTTGTTAGACATTCTGTCTTACATACCAATGCTGCTACcgtcaatattttcaatttgtatCGGACTATCCTTGTTGCTGTCGACGCCGCTGCTCGGAGTGGGTGATGGACAGCGTGGGGTAGGCGGTTCACTGTCACCGACGACGAGACTGTCGAGAGATTTGGCCCGCCGTCTTCCAATCAAAGATGGTTCAGCCGTTGAGACGCTTGCCCCGGAGGTCGAATCCGATAGAAGTTTCGCCATGTCTCGTTCTATCGATAACGGTAGTACTGGACAGGTATGAGGGGGGCGGGAAATTGTTAGTGCTTTACACGTAATTAGTAGCACGAAcgaagaattattttcaaggtatgaagaaaaaagctttcggacgatcacagtttacaaatAAATTAAGTGAGTTCTGATGAAAATGCTACAGCACAAAGCTCGCTGATATTTTTAGACGAGTGTACGTTCGAGGACGGAGacaagcaagaaaaaaaaacgaaaatgtatgtcaaaaaagaaggaaatgacgaacgaaacgaaagttaaaaataaatcatacTGACGCAACCTACTGAATGCACAACGATAAATAAGTCGAGaaataaagtaaataaaaatatggaaaatgttagaaGATATTTGAAACAATCGAGCTCACCGGGAATCCCAAAGTTGGCAGGGTTCGTCCTATTCCTGTGATACTTGGCTCTTAATCTTCCGGTGTATATGTTGTTGTCGCTTACACTGCGGGGCAATTGTCGGATTTTTCTTGAATCTCGCAGCAGGGGATGATCTAAAGAGTACATATAAAATAATTGGTATATGGTTTTTGTTCTGCTGCAATGGGTAAACATTTTATCGCTTACCCGGAACGTTCTCTTTGCCGGGTACGGTAGTTTCACGATCAACGCTTCCTCGCCTCGGCGACTGAACGCTCCCAGCAGACGCAGCACGGCTACCAACTCCTCgacgttttttcgatttttgttcgCTCAGCCGATCTAGCGGTAAATCGTTCAGATCCAAATTGTACACGTGCCTGGCAAGTACCCTCGTTAGGGTATCCAATGTTTTCTACAATTGAAATAACAACGTTTGAGGCTTAATggttttatttgaaaactcaCAACTGGCATTTAATAACTTACCGCCCATTCCCGAATGAGTTCTTCCCACTGAGTCAACGAGGTTAATACTTGAAGAAACTGATCCCATAGTTGGGTAAAAATGACGACGTTCAAATTGGCTTTGATCCAAGTGACGATGAGAGTTTGGAAGATCGCAGGTGCAAGCTTACCGCCAATGGTTTCTTGATGCTTTCGCTTTGAAGTTTTTCCACCCAGCACCAGCGATGTTATTTGTAACAAAACTCTAAAAAAACAGGGTTAAAAGAAATGCTTGCTTTCTCTATTTCTTACTTTCTAATTCATTCGCTTATCAACATTTTATACTGCTTTTGTTCATTGTTGCTCGAAAGGGAAATTcgtacaaatttattttaattaccGGAGTAATTGATCCCACGTGGCGGGTTCCAAACGAGCATGCATGACAACGTAACGATATACGTTCAAAACTCTCTTGCAACTGTCTGTCTGTTCCTCGAGGAGAGTCGCCGAAGCGTGACCTCCGGGAGTTTCCAAAAAGAATACGTTCGAGGCTTGAGTTATAAAAACTTGAAGAACGTTCTGGAGACCTGCACGAacgaacaaattttcacgGTGTATGGCTCCAAGATAGGAATCATTGCGAAGTCGAGTTTGTCGGGAATAACTATCGGATGGACTTTTGTCATTGTCACTTCCTTCTTTGCGTTGTTCCAATTCGTTTTCGCAACGTTCTTTGTGCCCTTCCAAGGGTTCGAGCATAAACGGCGGAATTTCCTATAAACGATTGGCAAATTACAAAATCCAATTATCGAGGCtgcattttttcatggaaGTAAATTTTTGAGTTTTCTTCTTACATTCATTTGTATCCAGTCTTTGTAAACAGCGATCGCTTTTCTGATAGCGCCTGCATGAGTAAGATCAAGTAGGAATGCCTGTCGATAAATCTCATGAACGAAGTTAACGTTGTCACGACTGCCATAAAGTACTTGACGAACGAGAGCGACGGCCGATTGACCACCGTCATCTTGCTGAAGATTTTGATCTTGTTGTTGGTGCGCTTGTTGATTGGTACCCGTAGAGTCATTTGTCAGGGAATTTGGTTCGCCTGTACTGGTGTTACTTTGCTGACCAACTGATACTCGACGCATATCCTGTTCGGCGTTGTCTTCACTGGGCGTTGGACTGTGAAAAAACAgagtttccaataattatgAAACAATGTCGGGTGTTTGACACGAGAATGATATTgagtaatatttattttttaaattagagCATACTTGTGTTGAATCGGTGCGGTAAAGGGTCCGTCTTTCCTCGTTACATGAGTAAAACTGGCCAGCCATTTGATAAGAGCAACTTTGCACAGTACGTAATTGCCCTGACTCTGGTTCGATGTATGTCGCATCGTTGGTAAATCCAAATTCGGTTTATAcagtgagaaattttcatcgaattcggGACAGATGTAACGGAGATAAGTAGTTTTGAATCTTTCCAGGAGAAATTGAAAAGATCTGTACTGACGGGTATGCTTATCGCGCCACTCAACTTTTACGacctagaagaaaaaaattctataaaataaGCGCAAATAAGATATTCGAAAGACATTATTAAACATATATGAGGATGTTACCTGAGTGACCATGAATTCAAGCAAGGCTTCGAAAAACCTAAGTGTTTCGTTATCCAGGGGTTTTTCTCCGCTTTGGGCAGGCAAAATGGGTAGACCATTTGCTCTGCTAATCGGCCCTTGGCAAGAGTTGTTACCACCGTCATGAAAAATGCTCTGACCCAATTGAGTGTCGTAAAATTCACGTTTTTCTCGTTCCTCAATATTAGCGAGATTCGTAGATCGCTCTTTTCGAGAATCGAGTTTACGATCTGTAGAGTGATACGGGGAGGCTTGACGAGGTGGAAAACCCGGGACCAAAGAGGCAAACATTCGGTGAATGTGATCAGGCGCATTTTCACCAAGTGCTTGATACCAGAGGATAAAATacctgtaattttttttccacatttatttattattatattataatattaCTATAATCATTAATGACAGTAATCAATATCAGAtttccttccacttttttataagaatttggaaaattttggaGTTATCCTGAACCGGATGTTGCTGTACCTTAAAGCCTGTCTTCTGAGCTTCCAACTATTTCCGGGATGTAAAAGTTTGTCAAGAATCCTTGCCAAACTGTGACACTGCCATCTTCTGTTCAAGAGCTCAGGCAACAAAGTCAATACTTTTTCCAACAATTGTAATACTTGCTCCAACTCTTCCCGGTGAGCTTTGTGTACTGAACAGaaaacatggttttcgtaCATCAATGCATTTCAATCGTTCGCTCTATGTAACATTATCAATGATTACGTTAATACAATAATActttcttttaacacttaccAAGGTGGAACGAAAGCTCTGTCGCCAAAGTGATTGCATTGGaaataatgtatatgtttTGAATCTCAACATTCATAGGAACAAGGTTAATGTTAAATTGTGAGgtacttcaattttttcgagttatTCTGGTTATTACGTTGTTAAaatgtgaaaaacaaaatctcTTTCGTGAATTATAATGTTTCATCATGAATTTAGTCTAAAACTTTTGCAAAGTACACAGATTTGCACTTACCACGCTGACGCAAGTTTGCTTCTGCAGTGACAAAACAATCATACAAGATGAAGTACACATGGCTGAAATTCCCCTCAAAAAATCCTTTCGCCTCGTCTATATCTACGTTCTCTGCAAAAGAATGACAATGATTTTGAAACATGATCCGGGTCTGGTTTTTATGAGATTATGGATATACAGGTCAGGCTAATGGTAGGGAAAATCATGAGACGATAAGCATTGGTAAATACCGATGTGACATCTGTTTTGAAATCTTGGATCGATGAAGAGAACCAGACACTCATGAAAACTGTgtcaataaaatatatttagcAAAAGCTGAAAGGTCTATGGAAGAATTGTTGCGTATTATCAATTATCACAaagtaaaaatatttgtaaggTTCTAAAAATTACTATATTCTGAAAATTGTTACCATCAACATATCAAGGATTCCAATTGTCAATcaaataacatacatttttaacaaataaataaatattgatttgtgaaaaaaatatgaatttgccTTTGCAGCTTTTAAAATGAGTTGTTTTATGCAATTGTTTAGAACCGTTAAAACCATTTGTCACAAACAGagggtgaaaaatgaattggaaataatttattaaattcaatAAGATTAAAAACAAAGTTTCTGTGTTTTTAACAATATTTGGATCAACGAAATATGCTATGAGAGATATAGAAATCGTGAGGGCAAAAATCAAATGATAATGGTTGATGGAAAagatgtgtaaaaaaaatacaaatcttgCTCTTGCGATCACCAGGTTTCTTTACCATTAGTaattatttatgaattttcctaCGTGTAAGGCCCAAAATTGGTAACAAATTTAATCTACcaacattattattattgacaaTTGGACgatttctgaaaaattgacgtaaGAAAAATAGGTCAATACAAACATTCGTAGGGGGCTGTGTCCAACGATTCttcatttatcaatgattTACATATACAGAAGGCGCCCGGAGCCgtacgaaaaatgtaatagCCTGCATGAATGTGACGTACATTCACAgaggaggtgaaaaaaaaatacacaaatcTGAAAGGTGATGAATAGACGTAAGAATTCGATAATACCTAGAACAATTTTGAGATGTTTGAAACGGGTGGCGCTGTCCTTTTTGACATCTTGAATTTTGAGcgtcgattttttgacgtctACATGAAGTTTCTTGCTGAACATGGTTCAATGCGAGCCGCCGGCGGCCTCGCGAACACACCGCACtatattttcatcgataaaCCGCGAAACATTTCTCGCAAGTGAGAGACCATTGGAAAATCATGATCACTCTCccaagagagagggagagagagagggagagaagagaGACCCGTACACACTAGTAGAGGAATATGCGCTCCGTTACTGATAATGTaacgaaaacaaacaaaaaagaacTAATAATTACTTGGCGTCAAATGTCGCGAATACTGACACGATCACTCTCCTACGTGACAGCCATATTGCTTTTCTCCGTTCGATGTTTCTGTTTCGTTTTTCCTCCTACATATGCGTACACATTTTTGTGAATATGTTTATATACATGTTGGATAAATGACTGATATAATGCATACACAGAAGTGTGATAAGTGCCAAAAAAACTACTAGATGACGCCATTAATCTATTCCACAACCATCCGAGGCACCTTCGTGAACTTGGCTGATTAATTTTaggtttctgaatttttttagtgTAATTTATTTTGGGTATAATGACTTATAGAGGTTATGTCCGCTGAATTCGAACggtatttattgaaaaataaaaattctacttacGTATTCATTTtcgacaaaataatgaaagaccGTCGTAACTTTATCATGCTAACGAAATTTAATTAcacattgaataaattttttatcatcggCCATATCATACACACAATCTCGAgaaatattgttattattaaattttttaccgtAGTCGTTTCATAATCGTTTGGTGGTGATTGGTTTCAACCGGAGCATTTGTTTCACTATAGCTActctaaaaaacgaaatggcaaaTTTCGTCAGTTGTCTCGAATGTTTAGTTACAGTGAGCGACCAAAgttattcgtgtatttattaaATCTAGTTAACAAATTCCATCGAATGAgtgtcgttgaaaaaataaaaaaagtcgaaatGGAGAGAAGAGGGGGGGCTAAGTTCGAGTAGATTTAGTATAAGTAATAAGATCCCTAAAAGCACTAAACTTTAGTTTCCGAACACTTTGAACAAAAGAATATGATAAATGTTAAATTATTCTTGGAAGTTGGAAAACACGAACTTGATAGTCGTTTAAAAATCGGCcctaatataataaaataagtaGTAATGGTAAATGACGGTAAATTTATTGAAGTCACCTGCATATACCGACTGGAATTTCAAGTGCAATTCTGAAGCACACACGTTGTATTCGTTTCTTCTCTCTAGCCTATCTGAAAAGTTTTTGGAATTAAAATATGCTGCTTCTCATTTCTTTGCGAACGTATAACAAGAGAGGTATAGGACATTAAGGAAGGAAAAGTAAAATGGGTATTCggacaaaaaaattcacaaatataACATCTTTTTGAATTGAACAATGTccattatattatatattttattcccaCATACACACGGCACGTTGTGAACCTTTTcttaattattaataataattttatcgtaatgataataatagtaTTAATCATggtaatgataataataataataatatcaataataatcataaacaCACTAATAGTGACAGCTGATAATAGCAATTCAAAATCATCGTCGCAATAATTCATGAATCACTCGATctacaaaagaaaaacaatatcaATCGTGATAATTATTGTTAATttattatgtatatatatatgtgtatatatatattttttatattatttatttatttatttatttatatatatatgtatatatatatatatatatatatatatatggatttttatatatatgtgtgtatatatttatatgtataataAATCATATTGTAGTAATCATTGTTtatcatatatttatatgtacagAGGGAtacaatatttcaatttttttgtgtgtTATATTTATAATcgcattatttattattataattattattcatttttccttccttGAATTTTGTATACATACACAATTAATTAGATTAtcggggtttttttttttggggagGAGGTAAGAGCAAGGGGGTTAGCCTCGCGTATTTGCTGTGATCGCGTCATAAtaatattatgattattattcacGAGGAATGCGCGCACATACACATACGCacgcgcgcacgcacgcacgaatGTGCGTACGTATGCATGTACGTATGtacatatgtatgtatatttatTCCAGGACTTTTGGGGTCAAATATCATTTCCAAATTCGTAGTTCTCTTTTGTCTTAtgtcaatttttctatgctcTCAATTTTTTGCTTATTTCAAATTCGTCCTACGTATATTTCCTTCCGATTCCCAAGAGcggatatttttattccatgcAAACTAGGCTCAATTCAACTGTGGggttcaattttcattcgaataactTGCTGCCTCAAactttaattgcatcaaaggAAAGTTGTGGACTCCGCTCTCGGCATGACGGGATGATTTTCGGCTCGTCCAATCTTCTCGCGcctttttcgtttgtttttctttattcagttactttacaaaatatttattgtggTCTGACTGTCCTGAATTGAAAGTCGTGTAccgtttttatgaaaaacaatCCCGAAAGAATCTCTGAatcttaaatttatcgattaatCGATTGGTGAGTTCATCACATAATCCATCACTTTatcgcttttttctttttttaatttttttgttttttgctttttgtttttttttgtttttcgttcgatATACTTTTGCACC includes:
- the LOC122408690 gene encoding probable Rho GTPase-activating protein CG5521 isoform X5, yielding MFSKKLHVDVKKSTLKIQDVKKDSATRFKHLKIVLENVDIDEAKGFFEGNFSHVYFILYDCFVTAEANLRQRELSFHLVHKAHREELEQVLQLLEKVLTLLPELLNRRWQCHSLARILDKLLHPGNSWKLRRQALRYFILWYQALGENAPDHIHRMFASLVPGFPPRQASPYHSTDRKLDSRKERSTNLANIEEREKREFYDTQLGQSIFHDGGNNSCQGPISRANGLPILPAQSGEKPLDNETLRFFEALLEFMVTQVVKVEWRDKHTRQYRSFQFLLERFKTTYLRYICPEFDENFSLYKPNLDLPTMRHTSNQSQGNYVLCKVALIKWLASFTHVTRKDGPFTAPIQHNPTPSEDNAEQDMRRVSVGQQSNTSTGEPNSLTNDSTGTNQQAHQQQDQNLQQDDGGQSAVALVRQVLYGSRDNVNFVHEIYRQAFLLDLTHAGAIRKAIAVYKDWIQMNEIPPFMLEPLEGHKERCENELEQRKEGSDNDKSPSDSYSRQTRLRNDSYLGAIHRENLFVRAGLQNVLQVFITQASNVFFLETPGGHASATLLEEQTDSCKRVLNVYRYVVMHARLEPATWDQLLRVLLQITSLVLGGKTSKRKHQETIGGKLAPAIFQTLIVTWIKANLNVVIFTQLWDQFLQVLTSLTQWEELIREWAKTLDTLTRVLARHVYNLDLNDLPLDRLSEQKSKKRRGVGSRAASAGSVQSPRRGSVDRETTVPGKENVPDHPLLRDSRKIRQLPRSVSDNNIYTGRLRAKYHRNRTNPANFGIPALTISRPPHTCPVLPLSIERDMAKLLSDSTSGASVSTAEPSLIGRRRAKSLDSLVVGDSEPPTPRCPSPTPSSGVDSNKDSPIQIENIDGSSIDTNDASERRSVMAGGGVRGWLPDVAVVLWRRMLSALGDVNDIQDPVLHGQVMEYLVQLTQTLIKIRLNQGISGDNQVTPPAPELIPPLTVIAPWCFKAIQLPSRYETGRLAAYRLICLLTVQPLDVSLPQAHLTLFYRAVHGGIASNDMKVLEALVKYTGPRLFSLNLPGASLLILDYIHAANIILAGQDLDAPRTEAVSVLGSLLTLPATMAKLPVLQPTNNNDISTMPCPDAKEHIVTILLRSCRREPSGIARCVALSSIAMFAYRELSHDTRHSRIPEAITVLLQALRATQPAVAQVACDGLLLICDKANVLLESYPKVACKIVQVLSETLDTMTNREKRGALTKSMLFCLGEWAMQLGPSVLLDTFQNKTLLLTIFTVLDNIVHNRIGKGGHSQHHDNEDFDPDTSIDDVSAKDSSNKSPRRGNIQSIQLAAKMVMMHLVNHLGHFPMGIGASRLSSLVVELDDVPGINGDELSSAIFQAPNIQLLMLSDSIIMSLVELAALDAPGGGVTAGLTTAPSMVRVLLRDLAGKTSWDSCILYSQPSSAPSSIVDDDDEKNTSVPVDEITNDWKLRKMTKNDESRNTVCPRHTMRHREPNILPTYANAASDMDNLDDLLRYIGHTSPEVISNPEIALNSPASPPQGNCFESETISAILSQRNAAREKVKTLDSDPSAGAMPTIPPSSRPPPAPFHHCRLLFSHLGLSGWEQRRKLHLLAKNEKLLRELRNLDGQRSRETHKMAVIYVSHGQEDKNSILGNVTASKEYESFVARLAWEVELETHTGFLGGLVPGKASGHTAPYYATSFVEILFHVATRMPSDSPESLLQKTRHLGNDEIHIVWSEHWRDYRRDIIPTEFCDVLIVIYPLPDKLYRIRISRKSEIPYFGPLFDECIVEDKVLPGLVRATALAASRAKRSTLTLYQHYYEERARSIDTVMRNHKEATTFEEFAANVYSPVQPPSPFSGASSVSGSTTSMQSAASSNLAAALIDPHQGRAGLRNNSGSSDNRANRVSDGSRVWFSSDTQDSPALHGISPRPLKKMSFKTHPKHRGSGQQATPPDSPRYK
- the LOC122408690 gene encoding probable Rho GTPase-activating protein CG5521 isoform X4, with translation MFSKKLHVDVKKSTLKIQDVKKDSATRFKHLKIVLENVDIDEAKGFFEGNFSHVYFILYDCFVTAEANLRQRELSFHLVHKAHREELEQVLQLLEKVLTLLPELLNRRWQCHSLARILDKLLHPGNSWKLRRQALRYFILWYQALGENAPDHIHRMFASLVPGFPPRQASPYHSTDRKLDSRKERSTNLANIEEREKREFYDTQLGQSIFHDGGNNSCQGPISRANGLPILPAQSGEKPLDNETLRFFEALLEFMVTQVVKVEWRDKHTRQYRSFQFLLERFKTTYLRYICPEFDENFSLYKPNLDLPTMRHTSNQSQGNYVLCKVALIKWLASFTHVTRKDGPFTAPIQHNPTPSEDNAEQDMRRVSVGQQSNTSTGEPNSLTNDSTGTNQQAHQQQDQNLQQDDGGQSAVALVRQVLYGSRDNVNFVHEIYRQAFLLDLTHAGAIRKAIAVYKDWIQMNEIPPFMLEPLEGHKERCENELEQRKEGSDNDKSPSDSYSRQTRLRNDSYLGAIHRENLFVRAGLQNVLQVFITQASNVFFLETPGGHASATLLEEQTDSCKRVLNVYRYVVMHARLEPATWDQLLRVLLQITSLVLGGKTSKRKHQETIGGKLAPAIFQTLIVTWIKANLNVVIFTQLWDQFLQVLTSLTQWEELIREWAKTLDTLTRVLARHVYNLDLNDLPLDRLSEQKSKKRRGVGSRAASAGSVQSPRRGSVDRETTVPGKENVPDHPLLRDSRKIRQLPRSVSDNNIYTGRLRAKYHRNRTNPANFGIPDTNDASERRSVMAGGGVRGWLPDVAVVLWRRMLSALGDVNDIQDPVLHGQVMEYLVQLTQTLIKIRLNQGISGDNQVTPPAPELIPPLTVIAPWCFKAIQLPSRYETGRLAAYRLICLLTVQPLDVSLPQAHLTLFYRAVHGGIASNDMKVLEALVKYTGPRLFSLNLPGASLLILDYIHAANIILAGQDLDAPRTEAVSVLGSLLTLPATMAKLPVLQPTNNNDISTMPCPDAKEHIVTILLRSCRREPSGIARCVALSSIAMFAYRELSHDTRHSRIPEAITVLLQALRATQPAVAQVACDGLLLICDKANVLLESYPKVACKIVQVLSETLDTMTNREKRGALTKSMLFCLGEWAMQLGPSVLLDTFQNKTLLLTIFTVLDNIVHNRIGKGGHSQHHDNEDFDPDTSIDDVSAKDSSNKSPRRGNIQSIQLAAKMVMMHLVNHLGHFPMGIGASRLSSLVVELDDVPGINGDELSSAIFQAPNIQLLMLSDSIIMSLVELAALDAPGGGVTAGLTTAPSMVRVLLRDLAGKTSWDSCILYSQPSSAPSSIVDDDDEKNTSVPVDEITNDWKLRKMTKNDESRNTVCPRHTMRHREPNILPTYANAASDMDNLDDLLRYIGHTSPEVISNPEIALNSPASPPQGNCFESETISAILSQRNAAREKVKTLDSDPSAGAMPTIPPSSRPPPAPFHHCRLLFSHLGLSGWEQRRKLHLLAKNEKLLRELRNLDGQRSRETHKMAVIYVSHGQEDKNSILGNVTASKEYESFVARLAWEVELETHTGFLGGLVPGKASGHTAPYYATSFVEILFHVATRMPSDSPESLLQKTRHLGNDEIHIVWSEHWRDYRRDIIPTEFCDVLIVIYPLPDKLYRIRISRKSEIPYFGPLFDECIVEDKVLPGLVRATALAASRAKRSTLTLYQHYYEERARSIDTVMRNHKEATTFEEFAANVYSPVQPPSPFSGASSVSGSTTSMQSAASSNLAAALIDPHQGRAGLRNNSGSSDNRANRERMRLGLRAITSTKVSSAGLSCTRNTMQSIKLSSGYDMPTVGLGTWQAKPEEIEAAVATALEKGYRHIDTAFNYTNEDAIGASLKKWFTEGGKREDLFVTTKLPHYGNRPSDVEKFIKLSLEKLGLDYLDMYLVHMPFAFVQDAESFAPAINEDGSYVLDVDSDPVSVWKEMEKQVRNGLARSIGLSNFNEKQIQEVWDNADIKPSNLQVEMHAYHQQKKLRKFCKEHNIAVTAYSPLASPGAKAHFQSKYNYSPDKFPDLLGHPVVQEIAKKHNKTSAQILLRHLVQEGVIVIPKSSSPERIKINSDLFDFTLTDDDVKALDSLDHGPAGRIFNFLFFKGVEHHRHYPFKEELP